One window from the genome of Amycolatopsis sp. NBC_01480 encodes:
- the dxs gene encoding 1-deoxy-D-xylulose-5-phosphate synthase, protein MTMLDSVHGPADLKRLSVEDLDELAAEIRDFLVDKVRRSGGHLGPNLGVVELTLALHRVFDSPRDAIVWDVGHQSYVHKIVTGRHGEFDRLRQLGGPTGYPSRAESEHDLVENSHASTALSYVDGLAKAFELSGGERRHAVAVVGDGALTGGMCWEALNNIAANRERPVVIVVNDNGRSYSPTIGGVADHLASLRLQPGYERLLDGGREILRHTPVVGKPIYAALHAAKAGLKDALTPQMMFSDLGLKYLGPVDGHDLVALEKAFHTARAFGGAVIVHVVTEKGHGYAPAVNHQADQMHQTDPIDPETGLPPVKGPSWTGVFGDELAKIGAEREDVVAITAAMLRSTGLEKFAERFPDRWFDVGIAEQHAVTSAAGLAMGGYHPVVAVYSTFLNRAFDQVLMDVALHRQPVTLVLDRAGITGPDGPSHHGMWDLSLLGMVPGMRVAAPRDPGTLREELREAVSIEDGPSALRFSKGSVGPDVPAVERIGTVDVLRRPSEVCTPDVLLVAVGSFAKLGLEAADRLADQGIGVTVADPRWVVPVPAELVALAEQHKLVVTVEDSGRHGGFGSALATVLRDAECDVPLRDLAVPQDFHEHGTRNEVLDRVGLTAQDVARRITEWASGRLGTDVAPAAEKQPRA, encoded by the coding sequence GTGACGATGCTGGACTCGGTGCACGGACCGGCCGACCTGAAGCGGCTGAGTGTCGAGGACCTCGACGAGCTGGCCGCCGAAATCAGGGATTTCCTGGTGGACAAGGTGCGGCGCTCCGGCGGCCACCTCGGCCCGAACCTCGGTGTCGTGGAGCTCACGCTCGCGCTGCACCGCGTGTTCGACTCGCCGCGGGACGCGATCGTGTGGGACGTCGGGCACCAGTCCTACGTGCACAAGATCGTGACCGGGCGGCACGGCGAGTTCGACCGGCTGCGCCAGCTCGGCGGCCCGACCGGCTACCCGTCGCGGGCCGAGAGCGAGCACGACCTGGTGGAGAACAGCCACGCGTCCACCGCGCTGTCCTATGTGGACGGCTTGGCGAAGGCCTTCGAGCTGTCCGGCGGCGAGCGGCGGCACGCGGTCGCGGTGGTCGGCGACGGCGCGCTGACCGGCGGCATGTGCTGGGAGGCGCTCAACAACATCGCGGCCAACCGGGAGCGCCCGGTGGTGATCGTGGTCAACGACAACGGCCGGTCCTACTCGCCGACCATCGGCGGGGTCGCCGACCACCTGGCCTCGCTGCGGCTGCAGCCCGGCTACGAGCGGCTGCTCGACGGCGGCCGCGAGATCCTGCGCCACACCCCGGTGGTGGGCAAGCCGATCTACGCCGCGCTGCACGCCGCGAAGGCCGGCCTCAAGGACGCGCTGACCCCGCAGATGATGTTCTCCGACCTGGGCCTGAAGTACCTCGGCCCGGTGGACGGGCACGACCTGGTGGCGCTGGAGAAGGCGTTCCACACCGCCCGCGCGTTCGGCGGCGCGGTGATCGTGCACGTGGTCACCGAGAAGGGCCACGGCTACGCGCCCGCGGTGAACCACCAGGCCGACCAGATGCACCAGACCGACCCGATCGACCCGGAGACCGGCCTGCCGCCGGTGAAGGGCCCGAGCTGGACCGGGGTGTTCGGCGACGAGCTGGCGAAGATCGGCGCCGAGCGCGAGGACGTCGTCGCGATCACCGCGGCGATGCTGCGCTCCACCGGGCTGGAGAAGTTCGCCGAGCGGTTCCCGGACCGCTGGTTCGACGTCGGCATCGCCGAGCAGCACGCGGTCACCTCGGCGGCCGGGCTGGCGATGGGCGGCTACCACCCGGTGGTGGCGGTCTACTCGACCTTCCTCAACCGCGCGTTCGACCAGGTGCTGATGGACGTCGCGCTGCACCGCCAGCCGGTGACGCTGGTGCTGGACCGGGCGGGCATCACCGGGCCGGACGGGCCGAGCCACCACGGCATGTGGGACCTCTCGCTGCTGGGCATGGTGCCCGGCATGCGCGTGGCCGCGCCGCGCGACCCGGGCACCCTGCGCGAGGAGCTGCGCGAGGCGGTGTCCATTGAGGACGGTCCGAGCGCGCTGCGGTTCTCCAAGGGCTCGGTGGGCCCGGACGTGCCGGCCGTCGAGCGGATCGGCACGGTCGACGTGCTGCGCCGCCCGAGCGAGGTGTGCACGCCGGACGTGCTGCTGGTCGCCGTGGGCTCGTTCGCGAAGCTGGGCCTCGAAGCCGCCGACCGCCTGGCGGACCAGGGCATCGGCGTGACCGTGGCCGACCCGCGCTGGGTGGTGCCGGTGCCCGCGGAGCTGGTCGCGCTGGCCGAGCAGCACAAGCTCGTGGTGACGGTGGAGGACAGCGGCCGCCACGGCGGCTTCGGCTCCGCGCTGGCGACCGTCCTGCGCGACGCCGAGTGCGACGTCCCGCTGCGTGATTTGGCGGTGCCGCAGGACTTCCACGAGCACGGCACCCGCAACGAGGTCCTCGACCGGGTCGGCCTGACCGCCCAGGACGTGGCCCGGCGCATCACCGAATGGGCGTCCGGGCGGCTGGGCACCGACGTGGCCCCGGCGGCCGAGAAGCAGCCTCGGGCCTGA